Proteins encoded within one genomic window of Platichthys flesus chromosome 17, fPlaFle2.1, whole genome shotgun sequence:
- the acot13 gene encoding acyl-coenzyme A thioesterase 13 has product MVSLSLNSIRQLMRAMVDTPGFDKVLSKVDILSASPGKMVCEMRVEEEHTNRGGTLHGGLTATLVDVISTVAIMNSERGSPGVSVDMNITYMNGAKIGEDVVITAQVLKQGRTLAFATVDLINKATGKPIAQGRHTKHLGSS; this is encoded by the exons ATGGTTTCCCTGTCTTTAAACTCGATAAGACAATTAATGAGAGCAATGGTGGACACTCCGGGTTTCGACAAAGTGTTGAGCAAG GTGGATATACTGTCCGCCAGCCCTGGTAAGATGGTGTGCGAGATgcgggtggaggaggagcacacCAACCGGGGAGGGACGCTGCACGGCGGGCTGACAGCCACCCTGGTCGATGTCATCTCCACCGTGGCGATCATGAACAGTGAGAGGGGATCACCGGGGGTCAGCGTGGACATGAACATAAC ATATATGAATGGTGCCAAGATAGGAGAGGACGTCGTCATTACTGCTCAGGTTCTTAAGCAAGGACGGACGCTGGCGTTTGCCACTGTAgacctcatcaacaaggccacTGGGAAACCCATTGCACAAGGAAGACACACCAAGCACCTTGGCAGCAGCTAA
- the tdp2b gene encoding tyrosyl-DNA phosphodiesterase 2, translating into MASASDSDKPSVSNVEESRSRLCEEFAAITGTESNAAQSYLSMNGWEMEKALNSFFEADMERIFEDEDFPERDYCPDTKRKKVEKKPAEPCIDLTKDSPASSRKPSEEDNGKLSVISWNVDGLDTDNLGERARGLCSFLALYTPDVVLLQELIPPYVQYLKKRAVSYLIIEGGEEGYFTGMMLKRSRVKLVESETVTYPTTQMMRNLFLAQVDFKGQKLCLMTSHFESCKAHSAERMKQLQVVMQRMREAPDDVTVLFGGDTNLRDTEVAKVGLPSSVCDVWERLGKQEHCRYTWDTKANNNKAAPYVSRCRFDRVYFRPATKDGVPRLAPDHMALVGLEKLDCGRFISDHWGIYCSFSAG; encoded by the exons ATGGCGTCTGCATCTGACTCGGACAAACCGTCCGTTTCTAACGTGGAGGAAAGCAGGAGTCGTCTCTGCGAGGAATTTGCCGCCATAACGGGAACTGAGAGCAACGCAGCGCAGTCCTACCTGTCTATGAATGGCTGGGAGATGGAG aAAGCGCTGAACTCGTTCTTTGAGGCGGACATGGAGCGAATATTCGAGGATGAAGATTTTCCAGAGAGAGACTACTGTCCTGACACCAAGAGGAAGAAGGtagaaaaaaaacctgcagaacCATG CATAGATTTGACAAAGGACAGCCCAGCCTCCTCACGCAAACCGTCCGAGGAAGATAACGGTAAACTGTCGGTGATCTCCTGGAACGTGGACGGACTTGACACAGACAACCTTGGGGAGCGCGCCAGAGGCCTGTGTTCCTTCTTAGCCTT atACACTCCTGATGTGGTTCTCCTACAGGAGCTCATTCCTCCCTACGTCCAGTACTTGAAGAAACGGGCCGTCAGCTACTTGATCATTGAAG GTGGTGAAGAAGGTTACTTTACTGGTATGATGCTGAAGAGGTCACGAGTCAAACTGGTGGAGAGCGAGACAGTAACTTACCCCACCACGCAGATGATGAGGAATCTGTTTTTAGCTCAA GTGGATTTCAAAGGCCAGAAGCTGTGTCTGATGACGTCTCACTTTGAGAGCTGTAAGGCCCACTCAGCGGAGCggatgaagcagctgcaggtggtGATGCAGAGGATGAGGGAGGCGCCCGACGATGTCACCGTCCTGTTTGGAGGGGACACAAACCTGAGGGACACAGAG GTGGCCAAGGTGGGCCTGCcctccagtgtgtgtgatgtgtgggaGCGACTGGGCAAGCAGGAGCACTGCCGCTACACGTGGGACACCAaagccaacaacaacaaggctGCTCCCTATGTCAGCCGATGCCGCTTCGACCGGGTTTACTTCCGCCCAGCAACAAAGGATGGAGTCCCACGTCTTGCCCCCGACCACATGGCCCTGGTGGGCCTGGAGAAGCTGGACTGCGGACGCTTCATTAGTGATCACTGGGGAATCTACTGCAGCTTCTCAGCTGGGTag